The proteins below come from a single Kitasatospora sp. NBC_00315 genomic window:
- a CDS encoding DEAD/DEAH box helicase family protein: protein MLAGGGAGEREAGGRVHAQVTTQAARIAGLVASEKEGEPVTVYATYASLERIVKAHKECGLPAWDAVIIDEAHRTAGSEGKAWAAIHSDDKVPALRRLYFSATPKIVDDSKAKPGLADRTAGGDGQELPALCSMTDTRTTARASSPGPSDRASSTATSPTTACWCTSSPTKSCANSSASPPLPTCGPRGRTGNCCAWPCRSRCFAPSRTWSCAGARPGSPVLAGVRQSLVTGQRRCLSGRPPAPRSAAVLPLARRRPAGSGPVAGG from the coding sequence GTGCTCGCGGGCGGAGGCGCTGGAGAGCGGGAGGCCGGCGGCCGCGTCCACGCCCAGGTGACCACGCAGGCCGCCCGGATCGCCGGCCTGGTCGCTTCGGAGAAGGAGGGTGAGCCGGTCACCGTCTACGCCACCTACGCCTCCCTCGAGCGCATCGTGAAGGCGCACAAGGAGTGCGGCCTCCCGGCCTGGGACGCCGTGATCATCGACGAGGCCCACCGGACGGCAGGATCCGAAGGTAAGGCGTGGGCGGCGATCCACTCCGACGACAAGGTCCCCGCGCTGCGCCGGTTGTACTTCAGCGCGACCCCGAAGATCGTCGACGACTCGAAGGCGAAGCCGGGCCTGGCCGACCGCACCGCGGGCGGCGACGGCCAGGAGCTGCCCGCGCTCTGCTCCATGACGGACACCCGCACTACGGCGAGAGCGTCTTCACCTGGACCCTCGGACAGGGCATCGAGCACGGCTACCTCGCCGACTACCGCGTGCTGGTGCACGTCGTCACCGACGAAGAGCTGCGCGAACTCCTCAGCCTCCCCACCGTTGCCGACCTGCGGTCCCAGAGGTCGAACGGGGAACTGCTGCGCCTGGCCCTGCAGATCGCGGTGCTTCGCGCCGTCGCGGACCTGGAGCTGCGCCGGGGCAAGACCCGGTTCCCCCGTGCTGGCCGGGGTGCGACAGTCCCTGGTGACAGGGCAACGGCGGTGCCTCTCCGGGAGGCCGCCCGCTCCCCGCTCCGCCGCCGTCCTGCCGCTGGCCCGGAGGCGGCCCGCTGGCTCCGGTCCCGTCGCTGGTGGTTAG
- a CDS encoding helix-turn-helix domain-containing protein, whose translation MTGDEVADTLAAMGPRLRAAREHRGSTLTGVSCATGIAPSTLSRIETSRRKPTLEVVLQLAKEYGVSLDELAGTAPAAEPRTSALQRFGDDKAVLPLTRYVGGLHAHKHVLPAVQEPPARPRQVSHDGWEWLCVLYGRLWLALGDQDLVLSAGDVAEFDTRNPHGVANAGPGGPVEYLIMFGPQGERLRPRTPPAPGPRAR comes from the coding sequence GTGACAGGCGACGAAGTGGCCGACACGCTGGCGGCGATGGGCCCCCGGCTGCGGGCCGCACGCGAACACCGCGGCTCCACGCTCACCGGCGTCAGCTGCGCGACCGGCATCGCCCCGAGCACGCTGTCGCGGATCGAGACCAGCCGACGCAAGCCCACCCTGGAAGTGGTGCTGCAGTTGGCGAAGGAGTACGGCGTCTCCCTGGACGAGCTGGCCGGCACCGCTCCCGCCGCCGAGCCCCGCACCTCCGCGCTCCAGCGTTTCGGCGACGACAAGGCGGTGCTGCCGCTGACCCGGTACGTCGGGGGCCTGCACGCCCACAAGCACGTCCTACCCGCCGTCCAAGAGCCGCCCGCGCGGCCCCGGCAGGTCTCCCACGACGGCTGGGAATGGCTGTGCGTCCTGTACGGGCGGTTGTGGCTCGCACTCGGCGACCAGGACCTCGTCCTGAGTGCCGGGGACGTCGCCGAGTTCGACACCCGCAATCCCCATGGGGTCGCGAACGCCGGTCCCGGCGGCCCGGTCGAGTACCTGATCATGTTCGGGCCGCAGGGAGAGCGCCTGCGACCGCGCACCCCGCCCGCCCCCGGCCCCAGGGCCCGGTAG
- a CDS encoding beta-propeller fold lactonase family protein produces MASAALVVTGLAAVAAPSAQALALAPAPVAYVADLMDNAVRVLDTATNTTVATIPVGSSPTGVTVSPDLAHVYTANSDSGSVSVIDAATNTVAATVAVGSSPVKLALSPTGSTLYTANFGANSISVVDTATATVTATVAVGSGPFGIALTPDGSRAYVSNNNGNTVSVIDTATKTVTATVGVGAKPNGIALTPDGTRAYVGNQNGASVSVIDTATNTVAATVAVGIGPFGLSLSPDGSRVYVSNNSSSSVSVIDTATNTVTATVGVGNGPFESASTPDGSHLYVPNGYAGTVSVISTATNTVTATFPLGSFPYAIAFGHGAAAAPTADLTVAVTDSADPVSQGDPLTYTTTVTNRGQSNATDTTATLTLSGAAHTIASATASQGTCTITAPAVTCTLGALPNGASATVTVTVTTGATGTVTATATAAATEADPASANNTAAQSTTVNTPPASDVAVDVTAQPHLGILVPYLTYTLTARNTGPAPLTSATVTATLPPGATATNLPAGCTTTAGTVTCTYGALANGAAVSKTFQIPLHLLSLGVAHVTGTRTASAPADPDAGNDSDTATCTVVSILLATCSG; encoded by the coding sequence GTGGCGTCCGCTGCCCTGGTCGTGACCGGACTGGCCGCCGTGGCCGCTCCGAGCGCGCAGGCGCTCGCGCTCGCGCCCGCGCCGGTGGCGTACGTCGCCGACCTCATGGACAACGCGGTCAGGGTGCTCGACACCGCCACCAACACGACGGTCGCCACCATCCCTGTGGGCAGCAGCCCGACCGGGGTCACGGTCTCCCCGGACCTGGCGCACGTCTACACCGCCAACAGCGACTCCGGGTCGGTGTCGGTGATCGACGCCGCCACCAACACGGTGGCCGCCACCGTCGCGGTCGGCTCCAGCCCCGTCAAGCTCGCGCTGTCCCCGACCGGCAGCACCCTGTACACCGCGAACTTCGGTGCGAACAGCATCTCCGTCGTCGACACCGCGACCGCCACGGTGACCGCGACGGTCGCGGTCGGCAGCGGACCGTTCGGCATCGCGCTCACCCCGGACGGCTCCCGCGCCTACGTGTCCAACAACAACGGCAACACGGTGTCGGTGATCGACACCGCCACCAAGACCGTCACCGCCACGGTGGGCGTCGGCGCCAAGCCGAACGGCATCGCGCTCACCCCGGACGGCACCCGTGCCTACGTGGGCAACCAGAACGGCGCGTCGGTGTCGGTGATCGACACCGCCACCAACACCGTGGCCGCCACGGTGGCGGTCGGCATCGGCCCGTTCGGCCTCTCGCTGTCCCCGGACGGGTCCCGCGTCTACGTCAGCAACAACAGCTCGTCCTCGGTGTCGGTGATCGACACCGCCACCAACACGGTCACCGCGACCGTCGGCGTCGGCAACGGCCCGTTCGAGTCCGCGTCCACCCCCGACGGCTCCCACCTCTACGTCCCCAACGGCTACGCCGGGACGGTGTCGGTGATCAGCACCGCCACCAACACCGTCACCGCGACCTTCCCGCTGGGCTCCTTCCCGTACGCCATCGCCTTCGGCCACGGAGCAGCGGCCGCACCGACCGCAGACCTGACGGTGGCCGTCACCGACTCCGCTGATCCCGTCAGCCAGGGCGACCCGCTCACCTACACCACCACCGTCACCAACCGGGGCCAGAGCAACGCCACCGATACCACCGCCACGCTCACCCTGTCCGGCGCAGCACACACCATCGCCTCGGCCACCGCCTCCCAGGGCACCTGCACCATCACCGCACCGGCCGTCACCTGCACCCTCGGTGCCCTGCCCAACGGCGCCTCGGCCACCGTCACGGTCACCGTGACCACGGGCGCGACCGGCACGGTGACTGCGACCGCCACTGCTGCCGCCACCGAGGCGGACCCGGCCTCCGCGAACAACACCGCGGCCCAGTCCACCACCGTCAACACCCCGCCGGCCTCCGACGTCGCCGTCGACGTCACCGCGCAGCCGCACCTGGGCATCCTGGTGCCCTACCTCACCTACACCCTCACCGCCCGCAACACCGGCCCCGCGCCGCTCACCTCCGCGACCGTGACGGCCACCCTGCCGCCCGGCGCCACCGCCACCAACCTCCCCGCCGGATGCACCACCACGGCGGGCACCGTGACTTGCACCTACGGCGCGCTCGCCAACGGAGCCGCCGTGAGCAAGACGTTCCAGATCCCGCTGCACCTGCTCTCTCTCGGCGTCGCCCACGTCACCGGCACCCGCACCGCCTCGGCACCGGCCGACCCCGACGCCGGCAACGACAGCGACACCGCCACCTGCACCGTCGTCAGCATCCTCCTGGCCACCTGCTCGGGCTGA
- a CDS encoding alpha/beta fold hydrolase, with amino-acid sequence MQPELSAALRHRTVDAPAGRLHLVEQGTGPLVLLVHGFPESWYSWRRQLPALAAAGYRAVALDVRGYGRSSKPAETDAYRMLDLVEDNVALVRALGEENAVVVGHDWGSNIAATSALLHPEVFRAVALLSVPYAPPGGPRPTDIFDQIGGPEQEFYVSYFQEPGRAETEIEPDVRGWLAGFYAALSADTMPTQGEPEPHFVSHGGQLRDRFPAGILPAWLAEDDLDVYAGEFERTGLTGALNRYRNVDRDWEDLAPHRGAPIKQPSLFIGGALDASTTWMSDAIDAFPTTLPGLTASHLVEGCGHWIQQEHPEEINRLLTGWLNTLTG; translated from the coding sequence ATGCAGCCCGAGCTGTCCGCCGCACTCCGCCACCGCACCGTCGATGCCCCTGCCGGGCGCCTGCACCTGGTCGAGCAGGGCACCGGCCCGCTGGTCCTGCTCGTGCACGGCTTCCCCGAGTCCTGGTACTCCTGGCGCCGCCAGCTCCCGGCCCTCGCCGCGGCCGGCTACCGGGCGGTGGCGCTCGACGTGCGCGGCTACGGCCGCTCCTCCAAGCCTGCGGAGACCGATGCCTACCGGATGCTGGACCTGGTGGAGGACAACGTCGCCCTCGTGCGCGCCCTCGGCGAGGAGAACGCGGTGGTCGTCGGCCACGACTGGGGCTCCAACATCGCCGCCACCTCTGCCCTGCTCCACCCCGAGGTCTTCCGGGCCGTCGCCCTGCTGAGCGTCCCGTACGCGCCGCCCGGCGGCCCCCGCCCCACCGACATCTTCGACCAGATCGGCGGCCCCGAGCAGGAGTTCTACGTCTCCTACTTCCAGGAGCCCGGCCGCGCCGAGACGGAGATCGAGCCTGACGTGCGGGGCTGGCTCGCGGGCTTCTACGCCGCCCTGTCCGCCGACACCATGCCCACCCAGGGCGAGCCCGAGCCGCACTTCGTCTCCCACGGCGGCCAGCTGCGTGACCGTTTTCCGGCCGGCATCCTCCCGGCCTGGCTGGCCGAGGACGACCTCGACGTTTACGCCGGAGAGTTCGAGCGCACGGGTCTGACGGGCGCCCTCAACCGCTACCGCAACGTGGACCGCGACTGGGAGGACCTCGCCCCCCACCGCGGAGCCCCGATCAAGCAGCCATCCCTGTTCATCGGCGGCGCCCTGGACGCCTCCACCACCTGGATGTCCGACGCTATCGACGCCTTCCCCACCACCCTCCCCGGCCTGACCGCCTCCCACCTCGTAGAGGGCTGCGGCCACTGGATCCAGCAGGAACACCCCGAGGAGATCAACCGTCTGCTGACCGGCTGGCTCAACACCCTCACGGGTTGA
- a CDS encoding DUF6342 family protein has protein sequence MPDVDLGVATDWDEGDTHGRIGLRPSPKFSDAGKQDVVISSPLGIELSVNTNHSTSQEGDRIVFSTFHGTEKKVIAILDSAGDLYIAGRVIQGQGDLSY, from the coding sequence ATGCCTGACGTGGATCTCGGCGTGGCGACGGACTGGGACGAGGGCGATACTCACGGGCGAATCGGGCTGCGGCCCAGCCCGAAGTTCTCGGATGCCGGAAAGCAGGACGTGGTCATCAGCTCGCCGCTTGGTATCGAGCTCTCGGTGAACACGAACCATTCCACCAGCCAGGAGGGGGACAGGATCGTCTTCAGCACCTTCCACGGAACCGAGAAGAAGGTCATCGCCATTCTCGACTCCGCCGGCGACCTCTACATCGCCGGCCGTGTGATCCAGGGACAGGGCGATCTGTCCTACTGA